Proteins from one Planctomyces sp. SH-PL62 genomic window:
- the dnaB gene encoding replicative DNA helicase translates to MASAPSYSNGVGRDGSGSGGSYAKADSGPLADRLPPQNLDAERSVLGGILLDNDILHDIVAFLTPDDFYRDAHQLVYRAVREMYDDGKAIDVVTLADELDRRGQLAQVGGDDALSEIANSVPHAANARYHAEIVRQKSVSRQLIQSATEIIRDGYSNLYTSQQLLETAEKKVFAIAEDQIKGQVHELQGVLSEAMDRITKRTEETHVVTGVSTGFIDVDDITTGFQPEQLIIVAARPAMGKTAFALNICASAAIQHQVPTLVVSLEMGRLELGERLLSAQARVDSNKLRTGRGMDYREMSKLGKAYGEIASAPIHIDDTPSRNMLQIMASARRLKMRQGLGLIMIDYIQLIDSDESRDSRQEQIAKISRRLKMLARELHVPVIALSQLNRAVENREDRRPRMADLRESGAIEQDADLVLLLHRPDYYDPNDQPNIAEVIVAKNRAGRTDTAKLHFVKNLTLFESSSNMEQPIDVGRPF, encoded by the coding sequence ATGGCGTCCGCCCCAAGCTACAGCAACGGCGTCGGCAGGGATGGCAGCGGGTCCGGCGGCTCGTACGCGAAGGCCGATTCCGGGCCGCTGGCCGACCGCCTGCCGCCTCAGAACCTGGACGCCGAACGCAGCGTCCTCGGCGGCATCCTGCTCGACAACGACATCCTTCACGACATCGTCGCGTTCCTGACCCCGGACGACTTCTACCGCGACGCCCACCAGCTCGTGTATCGCGCCGTCCGCGAGATGTACGACGACGGCAAGGCCATAGACGTGGTTACGCTGGCCGACGAACTCGACCGCCGGGGCCAGCTCGCGCAGGTCGGCGGCGACGACGCCCTTTCCGAGATCGCCAACAGCGTCCCGCACGCGGCCAACGCCCGCTATCACGCCGAGATCGTCCGCCAGAAGTCGGTCAGCCGCCAGCTCATCCAGAGCGCCACCGAGATCATCCGCGACGGCTATTCCAACCTCTACACCTCGCAGCAGCTCCTGGAGACGGCCGAGAAGAAGGTCTTCGCCATCGCCGAGGATCAGATCAAGGGGCAGGTCCACGAGCTGCAAGGCGTCCTGTCCGAGGCGATGGACCGGATCACCAAGCGGACCGAGGAGACGCACGTCGTCACCGGCGTCAGCACCGGGTTCATCGACGTCGACGACATCACCACCGGCTTCCAGCCCGAGCAGCTCATCATCGTGGCGGCCCGCCCCGCGATGGGCAAGACGGCCTTCGCCCTCAACATCTGCGCCAGCGCGGCGATCCAGCACCAGGTCCCCACCCTGGTCGTCAGCCTCGAAATGGGACGGCTCGAACTCGGCGAGCGTCTCCTCAGCGCCCAGGCCCGGGTCGATTCGAACAAGCTGCGGACCGGGCGGGGGATGGATTACCGCGAGATGAGCAAGCTGGGCAAGGCGTACGGCGAGATCGCCTCCGCCCCCATCCACATCGACGACACGCCCTCGCGCAACATGCTCCAGATCATGGCCTCGGCCCGCCGCCTGAAGATGCGCCAGGGCCTCGGCCTGATCATGATCGACTACATCCAGCTCATCGACTCGGACGAATCACGGGACAGCCGCCAGGAGCAGATCGCCAAGATCAGCCGACGGCTCAAGATGCTCGCCCGAGAGTTGCACGTCCCGGTCATCGCCCTGTCGCAGCTCAACCGGGCCGTCGAGAACCGGGAAGACCGCCGCCCGCGCATGGCCGACCTTCGCGAGTCGGGCGCCATCGAACAGGACGCCGACCTGGTCCTGCTCCTGCATCGTCCCGACTACTACGATCCGAACGATCAGCCGAACATCGCCGAGGTCATCGTCGCCAAGAACCGAGCCGGGCGGACCGACACCGCCAAGCTCCACTTCGTCAAGAACCTCACCCTGTTCGAAAGCTCGTCGAACATGGAACAGCCGATCGACGTGGGCCGACCCTTCTGA
- the rplI gene encoding 50S ribosomal protein L9 produces the protein MERRQNHPLRAKNGHMSIILTHEVPFLGRPGDLVKVRPGFARNYLIPQGFATFATPHNLRVVEKHRERLRELEEARRADLLNLAAQIAQRSLTIEANANEEGHLFGSVNDVQIAETLKSEGFPITAENVRIEGPLKDLGLYTIKLHLGQDIYTEVKLWVVPTHTEEAAS, from the coding sequence GTGGAACGTCGCCAGAACCACCCGCTCCGCGCCAAGAACGGCCACATGAGCATCATCCTGACCCACGAGGTCCCCTTCCTGGGACGCCCCGGCGACCTCGTCAAGGTCCGCCCCGGCTTCGCCCGCAACTATCTGATTCCCCAGGGCTTCGCCACGTTCGCGACCCCGCACAACCTGCGGGTCGTCGAGAAGCACCGCGAGCGGCTCCGCGAGCTCGAGGAGGCGCGCCGCGCCGACCTCCTGAACCTCGCCGCGCAGATCGCCCAGCGCTCGCTGACGATCGAGGCCAACGCCAACGAGGAAGGCCACCTCTTCGGCTCGGTCAACGACGTTCAGATCGCCGAGACGCTCAAGAGCGAAGGCTTCCCGATCACGGCCGAGAACGTCCGGATCGAAGGCCCGCTCAAGGACCTGGGGCTCTACACGATCAAGCTCCACCTGGGCCAGGACATCTACACCGAGGTCAAGCTCTGGGTCGTCCCCACGCACACCGAGGAAGCCGCCTCCTGA
- a CDS encoding single-stranded DNA-binding protein: MPDLNRVQLMGRLTFDPELRRIPNGTAVSELRMAINRSWQGRDGERREEVLYIDVTVWDRQAETCCQILRKGSLIFVEGSLKMDQWDDKTSGEKRSKIRVQADRVQFLDSRREAGGGGGGGYGGDEEFSPPPARESSPPRRGRPESAPAPDRGFDNGPSRGGGYAPTNTGGRSTVAPDQGDDDIPF, from the coding sequence ATGCCGGACTTGAACCGCGTGCAGCTGATGGGTCGTCTGACGTTCGACCCCGAACTGCGACGCATCCCCAACGGGACCGCCGTGAGTGAGCTGCGGATGGCCATCAACCGCTCCTGGCAGGGACGCGACGGCGAGCGCCGCGAAGAGGTGCTCTACATCGACGTCACCGTCTGGGACCGCCAGGCCGAGACCTGCTGTCAGATCCTCCGCAAGGGGAGTCTGATCTTCGTCGAAGGCTCGCTCAAGATGGACCAGTGGGACGACAAGACCAGCGGCGAGAAACGCTCCAAGATCCGCGTCCAGGCCGACCGCGTGCAGTTCCTCGACAGCCGTCGTGAAGCCGGCGGCGGCGGGGGCGGCGGTTACGGCGGGGACGAGGAATTCAGCCCTCCCCCGGCCCGCGAATCGTCCCCGCCCCGACGCGGCCGGCCGGAATCGGCGCCGGCCCCGGACCGTGGGTTCGACAACGGGCCGTCCCGAGGGGGGGGCTACGCTCCGACCAACACCGGCGGCCGTTCGACCGTCGCCCCAGACCAGGGGGACGACGACATCCCGTTCTGA
- the rpsF gene encoding 30S ribosomal protein S6 translates to MPVHTYEGMFLLDSTKAAAAWDDTVKQVHDILTKYDSEIVASRQWDERRLAYPIDGHKKGTYLLTYFRTDGSKLKEIVSDCHLSDVILRELILKVHPKLEEHLVNQAMTSNPNVDAENGHDDDMDDRPRRRRRED, encoded by the coding sequence TTGCCCGTCCACACCTACGAAGGCATGTTCCTTCTCGACAGCACCAAGGCCGCGGCCGCCTGGGACGACACCGTCAAACAGGTCCACGACATCCTCACCAAGTACGACTCCGAGATCGTGGCCAGCCGCCAGTGGGACGAGCGTCGCCTCGCCTACCCGATCGACGGCCACAAGAAGGGGACGTACCTCCTGACCTACTTCCGCACCGACGGCTCGAAGCTGAAGGAGATCGTCTCCGACTGTCACCTCAGCGACGTGATCCTTCGGGAGCTGATCCTCAAGGTCCACCCCAAGCTCGAGGAGCACCTGGTCAACCAGGCGATGACCTCGAACCCGAACGTCGACGCCGAGAACGGCCACGACGACGACATGGACGACCGCCCTCGCCGCCGCCGCCGCGAGGACTGA
- the pth gene encoding aminoacyl-tRNA hydrolase, producing the protein MATLKLVVGLGNPGPKYHGTRHNVGFDLIDRLAAAGGAGANAFSRKFEGLLAEVEIDYRRVLLLKPDTFMNLSGRSVGQAVRFHKLDLSDLMIVCDDLNLPVGKLRIRKGGSDGGQKGLRDVAAHLGTHEFPRLRIGIGEAAEGQAVDYVLGRFRGAERARIDDSLILASQAVAVWATQGVHEAMNRFNGSTT; encoded by the coding sequence TTGGCGACCTTGAAACTCGTCGTGGGACTGGGAAACCCCGGTCCCAAATACCACGGCACCCGGCACAACGTCGGCTTCGACCTGATCGACCGCCTCGCCGCCGCCGGCGGCGCGGGGGCGAACGCCTTCTCGCGCAAGTTCGAAGGCCTGCTCGCCGAGGTCGAGATCGACTACCGCCGGGTCCTGCTGCTCAAGCCCGATACGTTCATGAACCTGAGCGGCCGATCCGTCGGCCAGGCGGTCCGGTTCCATAAGCTCGACCTGTCGGACCTCATGATCGTCTGCGACGACCTGAACCTGCCGGTCGGGAAGCTCCGGATCCGCAAGGGGGGCTCCGACGGCGGTCAGAAGGGCCTCCGCGACGTCGCCGCTCACCTCGGCACCCACGAGTTCCCCCGACTTCGGATCGGCATCGGCGAAGCCGCCGAGGGTCAGGCCGTCGACTACGTCCTGGGCCGCTTCCGAGGGGCGGAGCGGGCCCGGATCGACGACTCCCTGATCCTCGCCTCGCAAGCCGTGGCCGTCTGGGCGACCCAGGGGGTCCACGAGGCCATGAATCGCTTCAACGGATCAACGACCTAA
- a CDS encoding 50S ribosomal protein L25: protein MSEAIKLRVETRDPAKNKGTGTRASRRMRAAGRVPAVIYGHKQAVVTISLSAIDARSMIAAASHLAELDLGGQTETVLIRDVQWDHLGREIIHVDFARVNKEELIETEVEIDFKGDAVGVGDGGLLQPVIRSLRVKCPAGSIPDSIKIDVSGLKLGEGIHIRDLQVPQGVVVEAEPELLVVHVVAPSQEVESTEGEAVQPEVIKPERKDKDAD, encoded by the coding sequence ATGTCCGAAGCAATCAAATTACGGGTCGAGACGCGCGACCCCGCCAAGAACAAGGGGACGGGCACCAGGGCGTCCCGACGGATGCGGGCCGCCGGACGGGTCCCGGCCGTGATCTACGGGCACAAGCAGGCCGTGGTCACGATCAGCCTGTCGGCGATCGACGCCCGGTCGATGATCGCCGCCGCCTCCCACCTGGCCGAACTCGACCTCGGGGGCCAGACCGAGACGGTCCTGATCCGCGACGTCCAGTGGGACCACCTGGGGCGGGAGATCATCCACGTCGACTTCGCCCGGGTCAACAAGGAAGAGCTGATCGAGACCGAAGTCGAAATCGACTTCAAGGGCGACGCCGTGGGCGTGGGCGACGGGGGCCTCCTCCAGCCCGTCATCCGCTCCCTGCGGGTGAAGTGCCCCGCCGGCTCGATCCCGGACTCGATCAAGATCGACGTCTCGGGCCTCAAGCTTGGCGAGGGGATCCACATCCGCGACCTCCAGGTCCCGCAGGGCGTGGTGGTCGAGGCCGAGCCCGAACTCCTCGTGGTCCACGTGGTGGCGCCGTCCCAGGAGGTCGAGTCCACCGAGGGCGAGGCGGTGCAGCCCGAGGTGATCAAGCCCGAGCGCAAGGATAAGGACGCCGACTGA
- a CDS encoding tRNA (cytidine(34)-2'-O)-methyltransferase, whose translation MSGPASNSSDRLNLVLAEPEIAANTGAIGRTCVAVGATLWLVRPLGFHLDDRYVRRAGLDYWEHLDLRVVDALDEVAEALGRDRLWWFSTKGPQNYTEAAFRPGDGLVFGPESRGLPPRILAEAGNRALRIPMRPEARSLNLANAAAVGLYEAVRQIGAGNSAAGDGLPS comes from the coding sequence ATGAGCGGGCCGGCGTCGAACTCCTCGGATCGCCTCAATCTGGTGCTGGCGGAGCCGGAAATCGCCGCGAACACCGGGGCGATCGGGAGGACCTGCGTCGCGGTCGGGGCGACGCTCTGGCTCGTGCGCCCCCTGGGCTTCCACCTCGACGACCGCTACGTGCGCCGCGCGGGGCTCGACTACTGGGAACACCTGGACCTCCGCGTGGTCGACGCACTCGACGAGGTCGCCGAAGCCCTGGGCCGCGACCGCCTCTGGTGGTTCAGCACCAAGGGACCCCAGAACTACACCGAGGCGGCGTTCCGCCCCGGCGACGGTCTTGTCTTCGGCCCCGAAAGCCGGGGCCTGCCCCCCCGGATCCTGGCGGAAGCCGGAAACCGAGCCCTGCGGATCCCCATGCGGCCCGAGGCCCGAAGTTTGAATCTCGCCAACGCCGCCGCCGTGGGCCTGTATGAGGCGGTCCGCCAGATCGGGGCGGGGAATTCGGCGGCCGGAGACGGCCTCCCGTCTTGA